The Trichosurus vulpecula isolate mTriVul1 chromosome 3, mTriVul1.pri, whole genome shotgun sequence genome includes a window with the following:
- the LOC118841357 gene encoding gastrokine-3-like: MKFHTMIAVFLVMLFTPSLAEKDQTPFPNVTHEDHSTNVNIHGSIILIHDTNPWSEWDGILDYNRGYLAAKLYSKKACALTRMDKGIFPSLEMLHRALDKQLPRNYDSSQGLTYIILPTRVKNVAQYGKSISDLCRGVPTYFAQQHIEGTALALDPQSCFKARIFANTYSFGISICGEIPGL, from the exons ACAATGATTGCTGTCTTTTTGGTAATGCTCTTTACTCCATCCCTGGCAGAGAAG GACCAGACTCCGTTCCCTAATGTAACCCATGAGGACCACAGCACCAATGTCAATATCCATGGCAGCATCATTCTCATCCATGACACTAATCCTTGGAGTGAATGGGATGGCATCTTGGATTACAACCGT GGTTATCTGGCCGCCAAACTGTACAGTAAGAAGGCCTGTGCGCTAACCAGGATGGACAAGGGTATCTTCCCCAGTTTGGAAATGCTCCACAGAGCTCTGGATAAGCAG TTACCTAGGAATTATGACTCCTCACAAGGTCTCACCTACATCATTTTACCCACCCGAGTTAAGAATGTTGCTCAGTATGGAAAGAGTATCAGTGATCTGTGTAGAGGGGTTCCTACGTACTTTGCTCAGCAACACATTGAGG gCACTGCCCTGGCACTGGATCCCCAATCTTGCTTTAAAGCACGAATTTTTGCAAACACATACAGTTTCGGCATTTCCATCTGTGGAGAGATTCCAGGTCTCTGA
- the GKN2 gene encoding gastrokine-2, translating into MRTHVFLLAVLSIFCSWALGNEVFNYMSTTSNGGSVQETVQIENEKNVAIINVHSGKCSSTTIFDYKHGYIASRLLSRRACYIMKMDHVKIPALDTLKRYIYERKEMQTMFSSEYTWVKYNPIHSLLTNIDWILFGSPIEDLCRDVPLYKAEVAEKKTGAKGCAKVGLLGILHIGICADLSF; encoded by the exons ATGAGGACTCAT GTGTTCCTTCTAGCTGTGCTCTCAATCTTCTGCTCTTGGGCACTCGGAAATGAG GTTTTTAACTACATGAGTACTACCAGTAATGGTGGCTCAGTCCAGGAAACCGTGCaaattgaaaatgagaaaaacGTTGCCATCATCAACGTCCATTCAGGAAAATGCTCTTCCACCACCATATTTGACTACAAACAC GGTTACATTGCTTCCAGACTCCTCTCTCGGAGAGCCTGCTATATCATGAAGATGGACCATGTAAAAATCCCTGCTCTGGATACACTCAAACGATATATTTATGAGAGAAAG GAGATGCAAACCATGTTTTCTTCCGAATATACTTGGGTGAAGTACAACCCGATACATTCCCTGCTCACCAATATTGATTGGATCCTGTTCGGTTCACCCATAGAAGATCTTTGCAGAGATGTGCCCCTGTACAAGGCTGAAGTGGCTGAAAAGAAAA cTGGTGCTAAGGGTTGTGCCAAAGTTGGACTCCTGGGCATCCTTCATATTGGTATCTGCGCAGACCTTTCTTTTTAG